The Congregibacter litoralis KT71 genome contains a region encoding:
- a CDS encoding GntR family transcriptional regulator: MEWTEGQPIYRQLRDLVVQRVMDGSFPEGEAIPSVRQVATDYRINHLTVGRAYQELVEMGLLEKRRGLGMFVAPGARKSLTNDEQQRFLDEELPAFVARIQMLGLETEEVVEQIMKNQGNSNADHH, translated from the coding sequence ATGGAATGGACCGAGGGTCAGCCCATCTACCGCCAGCTTCGCGATCTGGTTGTTCAGCGCGTCATGGATGGCAGTTTTCCGGAGGGAGAGGCGATTCCCTCCGTGCGACAGGTGGCGACGGATTACCGCATCAATCACCTCACGGTGGGCAGGGCCTATCAGGAACTGGTGGAGATGGGCTTGCTGGAAAAGCGACGGGGTCTGGGGATGTTCGTCGCGCCGGGTGCCAGAAAATCCCTTACCAATGACGAGCAGCAGCGATTTCTGGATGAGGAGCTGCCGGCCTTCGTTGCCAGGATTCAAATGCTCGGTCTCGAAACCGAAGAAGTAGTGGAACAGATCATGAAAAACCAGGGGAATAGCAATGCAGACCATCATTGA
- a CDS encoding ABC-2 transporter permease, translated as MPANQTSQFITLLQREFREYKTSLFWTPIVTAVVLAVLMLGSVVLANRISVIGDTILEAMMRKGTDNVNISISIGEDGEKEITVVEVTDPDAVLLSGVGIPGVPPPPPAADAPQYRVIVEEDGTDSDAADRIREQWNFSREWTFNPGGDRRRMEEGGDDFDDLNGRELNVILSVVHGILLLILMLTSVNYLLSSLYDDRKDRSVLFWRSMPVTEWQTVLSKFVVALLCAPLIYIAISLLLQLAYVLLMMLLVSRMDQDPFEVVVGNIDFLALMLDPISGWLMTALLIAPVYAWLLFASALARRSPFLMAVTPVIALVVAEGIIFRSEIVGDAVSRHFPHVSDSTAVGFYLFGPDWMALDLLSVASGLVFAAIALAGAVWLRAHRWELN; from the coding sequence ATGCCTGCTAACCAGACTTCTCAATTTATCACCCTCCTGCAGCGGGAGTTTCGCGAGTACAAGACCTCGCTGTTCTGGACACCCATTGTGACCGCGGTGGTGCTCGCTGTGCTGATGTTAGGCAGCGTGGTGCTGGCAAACCGCATCAGCGTCATCGGCGATACTATTCTGGAAGCGATGATGCGCAAGGGCACCGACAACGTAAATATCAGCATTAGCATCGGGGAGGACGGAGAGAAAGAAATTACCGTGGTGGAGGTGACTGACCCAGACGCGGTGCTGCTAAGTGGCGTGGGTATTCCCGGTGTGCCGCCACCTCCGCCCGCCGCTGATGCACCGCAGTATCGTGTGATTGTGGAGGAGGACGGCACCGATTCGGATGCTGCGGACCGCATCCGGGAGCAGTGGAATTTCTCCCGGGAATGGACCTTCAATCCTGGCGGAGACAGACGCAGGATGGAGGAGGGCGGTGATGATTTTGACGATCTCAATGGTCGGGAGCTCAACGTCATACTCAGTGTTGTCCACGGAATTCTGCTGCTGATCCTGATGCTCACCAGCGTTAATTATCTTCTCAGTTCCCTTTACGACGATCGCAAAGACCGTAGCGTGTTGTTCTGGCGTTCCATGCCGGTGACGGAGTGGCAAACGGTGCTGTCCAAGTTCGTAGTTGCGCTCCTCTGCGCGCCGCTGATCTACATCGCCATCAGCCTGCTGCTTCAGCTCGCTTACGTGCTGCTCATGATGCTGCTGGTGTCGCGTATGGACCAGGATCCCTTTGAGGTGGTGGTCGGCAACATCGATTTTCTTGCTTTGATGCTGGACCCCATCAGCGGGTGGCTGATGACGGCGCTGTTGATAGCGCCGGTCTACGCCTGGTTGCTGTTTGCGTCGGCGCTGGCACGCCGCTCGCCGTTCCTCATGGCCGTCACACCGGTGATTGCCCTGGTGGTGGCCGAGGGCATAATTTTCCGATCAGAAATTGTGGGTGATGCGGTGAGCCGCCATTTCCCCCATGTGTCGGACAGCACTGCCGTGGGGTTTTACCTTTTTGGTCCCGACTGGATGGCGTTGGATCTGCTCAGCGTTGCCAGTGGTCTTGTCTTTGCCGCAATTGCCCTGGCGGGCGCGGTGTGGCTCCGTGCGCACCGCTGGGAGCTTAATTGA
- a CDS encoding GIN domain-containing protein — translation MPKVLSTSALCSALALGGLSTPLWAQDQTRRVEGLDFDQIVVLGDAEVEISQGKQVELQLRGPADYLDTEPFYVSDDTLVVGARKRRNKDDEQLRFRIVLPYLEDLQVKGSGTVYLKPFAFDDVVGNDPVTLTVDGSGEINAFDLSGVDVEIRVEGSGDFRAVSIEAKDLEAVVAGSGYLFVETLKAENGEFVVTGSGDLRVTEGGSVDELEVNIVGSGDIRMAGVNSNRAATNIVGSGSATIGEVRDLLSASILGSGDVSYSGSPEVESVELGSGEVRRRD, via the coding sequence ATGCCTAAGGTACTGAGCACATCGGCCCTCTGCAGCGCCCTGGCGCTGGGCGGGCTCTCGACGCCCCTATGGGCACAGGATCAAACCCGTCGCGTCGAGGGTCTGGATTTTGATCAGATCGTGGTACTGGGGGATGCCGAGGTAGAAATCAGTCAGGGTAAGCAAGTTGAGTTGCAACTTCGTGGCCCGGCGGACTATCTCGATACCGAGCCCTTTTACGTGAGCGACGACACACTCGTTGTGGGAGCCCGCAAGCGCCGAAACAAGGACGACGAGCAACTGCGCTTTCGTATTGTGTTGCCCTATCTTGAAGACCTCCAGGTCAAAGGCTCGGGTACCGTGTACCTCAAGCCCTTTGCCTTTGACGATGTGGTCGGTAATGACCCGGTAACGCTTACCGTCGATGGATCCGGCGAGATCAATGCCTTTGACCTCTCCGGTGTCGATGTGGAAATTCGCGTCGAGGGCTCCGGCGATTTTCGCGCAGTGAGCATCGAAGCGAAAGATCTGGAGGCCGTGGTGGCGGGCAGCGGCTATCTGTTTGTAGAAACCCTCAAAGCAGAAAACGGGGAGTTCGTGGTGACGGGCTCGGGAGACCTGCGGGTCACCGAGGGAGGCTCTGTCGATGAGCTTGAGGTCAATATTGTAGGCTCCGGTGATATCCGCATGGCCGGCGTGAACAGCAACCGCGCGGCGACCAACATCGTGGGCTCGGGGTCAGCTACGATTGGTGAGGTGAGGGATCTATTGAGTGCGTCTATCCTGGGCAGCGGCGATGTCTCCTACAGCGGATCTCCCGAGGTGGAGAGCGTGGAGCTGGGCAGCGGGGAAGTTCGTCGCCGCGACTAA
- a CDS encoding ABC transporter ATP-binding protein, whose amino-acid sequence MQTIIEAQNLRRSFGDLNAVDGVDLSVSSGNVIGLIGPNGAGKTTLLKALLGLTHCDGDLSVLGYSPMADRGLMMEEVCFIADTAVLPRWMRVGDLLDYVTGTHRRFNRDQAEAFLASTDVEQNRRVGDLSKGMTVQLHLAIVMAIDARLLILDEPTLGLDILFRKRFYEQLINDYFDGERTILVSTHQVEEVQNILTHVMFMHHGKLILHESLMDIEDRFQELHALGDAAQRAEDLPYIGKRNILGGKAFIFEGASAGELAGLGELRTPSVSDLFVAKVGG is encoded by the coding sequence ATGCAGACCATCATTGAGGCACAGAATCTGCGCCGCAGCTTCGGTGACCTGAATGCCGTCGACGGTGTGGACCTCTCGGTTTCCTCCGGTAACGTCATTGGTCTGATCGGACCCAACGGTGCGGGTAAAACCACGTTGCTCAAGGCGCTCCTCGGGCTCACCCACTGCGACGGTGATCTCTCGGTGCTGGGCTACTCTCCCATGGCTGACCGGGGCCTGATGATGGAGGAGGTGTGTTTTATCGCCGACACGGCGGTATTGCCGCGATGGATGCGGGTGGGCGACTTGCTGGACTATGTCACGGGCACCCATCGCCGCTTTAACCGCGATCAGGCGGAGGCCTTTCTGGCATCCACGGATGTGGAGCAAAACCGCCGCGTGGGTGATCTTTCCAAGGGTATGACGGTGCAGCTGCATCTTGCCATTGTGATGGCCATCGATGCGCGCCTCTTGATTCTCGATGAGCCGACCCTGGGCCTGGACATTCTTTTCCGCAAGCGTTTTTACGAGCAATTGATCAACGATTATTTTGATGGTGAGCGCACGATTCTTGTCTCTACGCATCAGGTGGAGGAGGTTCAGAACATTCTCACCCACGTGATGTTCATGCATCACGGCAAATTGATTCTCCATGAGTCGCTCATGGATATCGAAGATCGGTTCCAGGAGCTTCATGCCCTGGGGGATGCGGCTCAGCGCGCCGAAGACTTACCTTACATCGGTAAGCGCAACATCCTTGGCGGCAAGGCGTTCATCTTTGAAGGTGCAAGCGCCGGGGAACTGGCAGGGCTTGGAGAGTTGCGAACGCCCTCGGTATCCGATCTCTTCGTTGCCAAGGTGGGGGGATAA
- a CDS encoding isocitrate lyase, which produces MTYQNEIQAAADIVSANGESWKDINPEHAARMRLQNRFQTGIDIARYTAGIMRKDMAEYDADTAQYTQSLGCWHGFIGQQKLIAIKKHFGDTNKRYLYLSGWMIAALRSEFGPLPDQSMHEKTSVSGLIEELYTFLRQADARELGGLFRELDAARKAGDEVAAKATENKIDNFQTHVVPIIADIDAGFGNAEATYLLAKKMIEAGACAIQIENQVSDEKQCGHQDGKVTVPHEDFLAKIRAVRYAFLELGVNDGVIVARTDSLGAGLTKQIAVTHSPGDLGDQYNSFLDCDEIDASELASGDVVINRGGKLLRPKRLPSNLYQFRKDTGVERVVLDCITSLQNGADLLWIETEKPHVGQIAEMVNKIRETVPSAKLVYNNSPSFNWTLNFRQQVFDAWSEEGKDVSAYDRDKLMDVSYDETELAAEADERIRTFQADAAREAGIFHHLITLPTYHTAALSTDNLAKEYFGEAGMLGYVKGVQRQEIRQGIACVKHQNMAGSDMGDDHKEYFAGDAALKAAGEDNTMNQFG; this is translated from the coding sequence ATGACCTACCAAAACGAAATTCAGGCTGCCGCAGACATTGTGTCTGCCAACGGCGAAAGCTGGAAAGACATCAATCCGGAGCACGCGGCGCGCATGCGTCTGCAGAATCGTTTTCAGACCGGTATTGATATTGCCCGTTACACGGCGGGCATCATGCGCAAGGATATGGCGGAGTATGACGCTGACACGGCGCAGTACACCCAGTCCCTGGGATGCTGGCACGGCTTTATCGGCCAGCAGAAGCTCATCGCCATCAAGAAACACTTTGGCGATACCAACAAGCGGTATCTTTATCTCTCTGGTTGGATGATCGCCGCACTGCGCAGCGAATTTGGTCCTCTTCCTGATCAGTCCATGCACGAGAAGACCTCCGTGTCGGGCTTAATCGAAGAACTCTACACTTTCCTGCGCCAGGCCGATGCCCGGGAGCTGGGCGGACTGTTCCGGGAACTGGACGCAGCGCGCAAAGCTGGCGATGAAGTCGCGGCCAAAGCCACCGAGAACAAAATCGATAACTTCCAGACCCACGTCGTGCCCATTATCGCGGACATTGATGCGGGCTTTGGTAACGCCGAAGCGACTTATCTGCTGGCCAAGAAGATGATTGAGGCCGGTGCCTGCGCTATTCAGATTGAGAACCAGGTGTCCGACGAGAAGCAGTGTGGTCACCAGGACGGCAAAGTAACGGTACCCCACGAGGACTTCCTTGCGAAGATTCGCGCGGTTCGCTACGCCTTCCTCGAGCTGGGTGTGAACGATGGTGTGATCGTTGCGCGTACCGATTCTCTGGGCGCGGGCCTGACCAAGCAGATCGCGGTAACACACTCGCCGGGTGATCTGGGCGATCAGTACAACAGCTTCCTGGATTGCGACGAGATCGACGCATCAGAGCTTGCCAGCGGCGATGTCGTTATCAACCGCGGCGGCAAGTTGCTCCGTCCCAAGCGTCTGCCGTCAAACCTTTACCAGTTCCGTAAGGATACCGGTGTTGAGCGTGTGGTTCTGGACTGCATCACGTCCCTGCAAAACGGCGCGGATCTTCTCTGGATCGAAACGGAGAAGCCTCACGTTGGTCAGATCGCCGAAATGGTGAACAAGATCCGTGAAACCGTGCCCAGCGCCAAGCTCGTGTACAACAACTCTCCGTCTTTCAACTGGACGCTGAACTTCCGACAGCAGGTGTTTGATGCCTGGAGTGAAGAGGGCAAGGACGTCTCTGCCTACGATCGTGACAAGCTCATGGACGTGAGCTACGACGAGACGGAACTCGCGGCGGAAGCTGATGAGCGCATCCGTACCTTCCAGGCCGATGCCGCGCGCGAAGCGGGTATTTTCCATCACCTGATCACGCTCCCGACTTACCACACGGCGGCGCTGTCCACGGACAACCTGGCCAAGGAGTACTTCGGTGAGGCGGGCATGCTCGGTTATGTGAAAGGTGTGCAGCGTCAGGAGATCCGTCAAGGTATTGCCTGCGTCAAGCACCAGAACATGGCAGGTTCGGACATGGGCGATGACCACAAGGAATACTTCGCCGGTGATGCTGCGCTCAAAGCAGCGGGTGAGGACAACACCATGAATCAGTTCGGCTAA
- a CDS encoding NAD(P)-dependent alcohol dehydrogenase: protein MKAITYTTYGSPDVLELKKVEKPVAKDDEVLIRVHAAEATKSDCEMRSFKFAVKWFWLPLRIAFGVRRPRQRILGGYFSGVVESFGKGVTGFSPGDPIFAATGLKFGAYGEYVVLPATGTIVAKPGNMTFAEAAAVPLGGLNALHFLRLASIQPGEKVLINGAGGSIGAHAVQIAKSMGAEVTAVDSTIKEDFLRRIGADHFIDYTKDSFTAMGIQYDVIFDMVSRVSYSASIRALKPNGRYLTANPRFSVMLRATITSRFSDKTVKFAFARESKEELMSLKQMIEDGKIRSIVDRTYPMDQAAEAHRRVETEQRLGAVVIVIGDSADS from the coding sequence ATGAAGGCCATCACCTACACAACCTATGGGTCACCTGATGTTCTTGAGCTCAAAAAGGTGGAGAAACCCGTAGCGAAAGATGATGAGGTGCTGATTCGCGTCCACGCGGCAGAGGCGACCAAGTCAGACTGTGAAATGCGGAGCTTCAAGTTTGCGGTGAAATGGTTCTGGCTGCCCTTGCGCATCGCTTTCGGCGTGAGAAGACCAAGGCAGCGCATTCTGGGTGGATACTTCTCGGGAGTGGTTGAATCCTTCGGCAAAGGCGTCACCGGGTTTTCTCCCGGCGACCCGATTTTTGCTGCTACGGGACTAAAGTTTGGCGCTTATGGCGAATATGTCGTCTTACCGGCGACGGGCACTATCGTCGCGAAACCGGGCAACATGACCTTTGCCGAAGCTGCTGCTGTTCCGCTGGGTGGGCTCAACGCGCTTCATTTTTTGCGTCTGGCCAGCATTCAGCCGGGGGAAAAAGTGCTTATCAATGGTGCTGGCGGGAGCATCGGCGCGCACGCAGTGCAAATTGCTAAATCGATGGGTGCCGAAGTCACAGCCGTTGACAGCACAATCAAGGAAGACTTTTTGAGGCGTATCGGTGCAGATCACTTCATCGACTACACGAAAGATAGCTTCACGGCGATGGGCATTCAGTATGATGTCATCTTCGATATGGTTTCTAGGGTTTCCTATTCCGCCAGCATCCGCGCACTCAAACCCAATGGGCGCTACCTGACTGCCAACCCCCGTTTTTCTGTAATGCTTCGCGCCACTATCACAAGCCGATTTAGCGACAAGACTGTGAAGTTCGCGTTCGCACGGGAGTCAAAAGAGGAACTGATGAGCCTCAAGCAAATGATTGAAGATGGGAAAATTCGTTCGATTGTGGATAGAACGTATCCAATGGATCAGGCAGCCGAGGCGCACAGACGAGTCGAAACAGAGCAACGTCTGGGGGCCGTAGTAATTGTTATTGGCGATAGTGCTGACTCTTAG